The following proteins come from a genomic window of Finegoldia magna ATCC 29328:
- the smpB gene encoding SsrA-binding protein SmpB, whose product MSEIKLLANNKKARHEYFIEEVYECGIELKGTEVKSIKKGKVSIKESYCMIENSEVFVYSMNVSPYTEGNIFNVDSLRKRKLLMHKSEIRKLIGKTKEQGYTLIPLRVYAKNGLVKVEIALAKGKNLYDKRETLKKRDDLRNMQRAMRR is encoded by the coding sequence ATGAGTGAAATAAAATTATTAGCTAACAATAAAAAAGCACGCCACGAGTATTTTATTGAAGAAGTGTACGAATGTGGAATTGAATTAAAGGGAACTGAAGTAAAATCTATCAAAAAAGGTAAGGTTTCTATTAAGGAAAGTTATTGTATGATAGAAAACTCAGAAGTTTTTGTTTATTCAATGAATGTGAGTCCGTACACAGAAGGAAATATTTTTAATGTGGATAGTTTAAGAAAAAGAAAACTTTTAATGCATAAGTCTGAAATCAGAAAATTAATCGGGAAAACAAAAGAACAAGGTTACACTTTGATACCACTAAGGGTTTATGCAAAAAATGGACTCGTAAAAGTAGAGATAGCTCTTGCGAAAGGTAAAAATTTGTACGATAAGAGAGAAACTTTAAAAAAACGTGATGATTTGAGAAATATGCAAAGAGCAATGAGAAGATAG